One part of the Tunicatimonas pelagia genome encodes these proteins:
- a CDS encoding DUF1330 domain-containing protein translates to MRKYLDATSEAGKRFYQTFHDKGKVVMMNLLRFKLQADYTNLESLKPNQNISGEEAYQLYMDCTLPELEKAGSKIIFYGKSNNFLIDPESEKWDAVLLVEHQSVAKFIEFSQNKDYLKTAGHRSAALEDSRLLPITEDKKYP, encoded by the coding sequence ATGAGAAAATATCTAGATGCTACTTCAGAAGCAGGGAAGAGATTTTATCAGACCTTCCATGACAAGGGGAAAGTGGTAATGATGAATCTGCTGCGGTTCAAGCTCCAGGCGGACTACACAAATTTGGAATCACTGAAACCTAACCAGAATATTTCCGGCGAAGAGGCGTACCAGCTTTATATGGATTGTACTTTACCCGAGTTAGAAAAGGCTGGCAGTAAAATTATCTTCTACGGAAAGAGTAACAACTTTCTGATTGACCCTGAATCCGAGAAGTGGGATGCGGTATTGTTAGTTGAACATCAGTCCGTCGCGAAGTTTATAGAATTTTCCCAGAATAAAGATTATCTGAAAACTGCCGGACATAGATCAGCCGCACTGGAAGACTCAAGATTACTTCCCATAACTGAGGACAAAAAATACCCGTAG